In the genome of Pseudoalteromonas rubra, one region contains:
- a CDS encoding carbohydrate kinase family protein, whose translation MSLVCFGEALIDFLSDGKEPESFTKYAGGAPANVAVAVARQGIAASFCGMVGDDMFGQFIKRELQHHKVNCDYLMSTDKAKTALAFVSLDSSGERSFSFYRPPAADLLFRADDFDTKMFDTHSMLHVCSNSLTENSIYKTTLSALTQARAKGMTTSFDMNLRENLWTSLTHCSKRIWHVISNADIVKLSLEELEFLNTQSHPGLPQSHTIDAIMAANVKLLIVTDGGNPVRFYGRSFEGSVNVPDVKAVDTTAAGDAFVGGLLATLIRQQQNQPIDSLLGDPNSVNSAVEYASRCGAYAVTRYGAFDSLPEHKDIT comes from the coding sequence ATGAGTTTAGTATGTTTTGGCGAAGCCCTGATAGATTTTCTGTCTGATGGTAAAGAGCCTGAATCTTTTACTAAGTATGCAGGCGGCGCGCCTGCAAATGTCGCAGTCGCTGTTGCCCGTCAGGGTATTGCAGCGAGCTTCTGTGGGATGGTTGGTGATGATATGTTTGGCCAGTTTATCAAACGTGAATTGCAACATCATAAGGTAAATTGTGATTACCTGATGAGCACAGATAAAGCAAAAACTGCCCTTGCGTTTGTCTCTTTGGATAGCTCAGGAGAAAGGAGCTTCAGCTTCTATCGCCCGCCAGCAGCTGATCTGCTATTTCGCGCAGATGACTTTGACACAAAGATGTTTGATACCCATTCAATGCTGCATGTCTGTAGCAATAGCCTGACAGAAAACAGCATCTATAAAACAACCCTATCTGCATTGACTCAGGCACGCGCAAAGGGGATGACCACCAGCTTTGACATGAATCTGAGAGAAAACCTGTGGACATCCCTGACACACTGCTCAAAGCGTATCTGGCATGTAATTTCCAACGCAGATATTGTGAAACTGTCACTTGAAGAGCTCGAGTTTTTAAATACCCAAAGTCACCCGGGTCTGCCACAATCACATACCATCGACGCGATTATGGCCGCAAATGTAAAACTGCTCATCGTTACAGATGGTGGCAATCCGGTTCGATTTTATGGACGCTCATTTGAAGGGTCTGTCAATGTCCCTGATGTCAAAGCGGTAGACACCACTGCAGCTGGAGATGCATTCGTAGGAGGGTTACTGGCTACGCTCATCCGCCAGCAACAAAATCAGCCTATCGATTCATTACTGGGCGACCCAAATAGCGTAAACTCAGCTGTCGAATATGCCAGCCGCTGTGGTGCTTATGCGGTGACCCGTTATGGGGCTTTCGATTCTTTGCCTGAGCATAAAGATATTACATAA
- a CDS encoding AGE family epimerase/isomerase: protein MSINFKNDDFLLKHINRTMDFYHPRCIDPSGGFFHYFLDDGTVYNQHTRHLVSSTRFVFNYAMAYLQTQEPDYLNQVRHGLDFLETVHKQPNGGYAWVINKNQAEDTTNHCYGLAFVLLANAVALKAGIESAADTIESVWCMLEERYFQNDYQLYLDEYNGDFSIADPYRGQNANMHMCEALLMCFEATRDDKFLERAHTLAFTMTVQQAELADGLIWEHYSENWQIDWEYNLDNPKHLFRPWGFQPGHQTEWSKLLLILYRHKPQDWMIERARYLFDTALETAWDKEHGGIFYGFAPDTSICDADKYFWVQAESFAAAALLAQATGEDRYWQWYDKIWQYCWDNMIDHEHGAWYRILDSRNEKYSNEKSPAGKTDYHTMGACYEVLRAKQLGQEKQ from the coding sequence ATGTCTATAAATTTCAAAAACGACGACTTCTTACTTAAGCATATTAACCGGACAATGGACTTTTACCACCCTCGATGTATCGACCCCAGTGGTGGCTTCTTCCACTATTTTCTGGACGATGGCACCGTTTACAATCAACATACTCGTCATCTGGTTTCCAGTACCCGGTTTGTCTTCAATTATGCAATGGCCTATTTACAGACCCAGGAACCTGACTATCTAAATCAAGTACGTCACGGTCTGGATTTTCTGGAGACGGTGCATAAACAACCAAATGGTGGATATGCCTGGGTCATCAATAAAAATCAGGCTGAAGACACCACCAATCATTGTTACGGCCTTGCCTTTGTGCTACTTGCTAATGCCGTTGCACTTAAAGCGGGAATTGAGTCAGCTGCAGACACCATTGAATCTGTCTGGTGCATGTTAGAAGAAAGATACTTCCAAAATGATTACCAGCTGTATCTGGACGAATATAACGGTGATTTCAGTATCGCAGATCCTTATCGTGGTCAGAATGCCAATATGCACATGTGTGAAGCGCTACTAATGTGTTTTGAGGCGACTCGTGACGACAAGTTTCTCGAACGTGCTCATACCCTGGCATTTACGATGACAGTACAACAGGCCGAGCTGGCTGATGGCTTGATTTGGGAACACTACTCTGAGAACTGGCAAATAGACTGGGAATACAACCTGGATAATCCCAAACACCTTTTCCGCCCCTGGGGGTTTCAACCAGGCCACCAGACCGAGTGGAGCAAGTTACTGCTGATCCTGTACAGACACAAGCCACAAGACTGGATGATAGAGCGTGCACGCTACCTGTTTGACACCGCACTTGAAACAGCCTGGGACAAAGAACATGGCGGAATATTCTATGGTTTTGCGCCAGACACCAGCATTTGCGACGCTGACAAATATTTTTGGGTTCAGGCAGAAAGTTTTGCTGCCGCCGCTCTGCTTGCTCAGGCTACAGGCGAAGACCGCTACTGGCAGTGGTATGACAAAATATGGCAGTATTGCTGGGATAATATGATAGACCATGAACATGGTGCCTGGTACAGGATTTTGGACAGTCGCAACGAAAAGTACAGCAACGAGAAGAGTCCTGCTGGTAAAACCGACTATCACACCATGGGCGCCTGTTACGAAGTACTAAGAGCTAAGCAGCTCGGGCAGGAGAAACAATGA
- a CDS encoding MBL fold metallo-hydrolase — MNKTYVVLPLTVCLSACIANQVEITQSEHTVVKYKTTEGYTDRFTNLYKQPKSYPYTCEESCYPDTPFIECQDNMEQCTYVGERPNVESNYGFQVKWLGHASFLLTMPDGQQMLVDPVSEQFDWPIDLGFKLTGGFYRTEPDWPASSELDNLTGVVYSHIHYDHFNKADIAALGTQPTYYTPLGFADYFADGGYKINEMAWYASAQQNALTMHFVPAHHFSSRVIVPYLTEDNDATLWGGWLFEYQGKTLFYAGDTGYSAHFKDIQKKYGDIDVCLLPIASYHHEEYGNWYRNVHLTPEDMLAAADDLNCEQVVPWGYGNMSWKMGDLTSHSALFRLLHVKQTLAPTRPVYILNEGESVTF; from the coding sequence ATGAACAAAACCTATGTAGTGCTTCCTTTGACTGTCTGCCTGAGCGCCTGTATCGCAAATCAGGTCGAGATCACGCAATCAGAACACACGGTGGTCAAATATAAGACCACAGAAGGATATACAGACCGATTTACCAATCTCTATAAACAGCCAAAAAGCTACCCCTATACTTGTGAAGAATCCTGTTACCCGGATACCCCTTTTATTGAGTGCCAGGACAATATGGAACAGTGTACCTACGTAGGTGAGCGACCCAATGTCGAAAGCAATTACGGCTTTCAGGTAAAATGGCTGGGCCATGCGAGCTTTTTGCTAACTATGCCTGATGGACAGCAAATGCTCGTAGACCCCGTGAGCGAACAGTTTGATTGGCCAATTGACCTGGGTTTCAAGTTAACCGGGGGGTTTTATCGCACCGAACCAGACTGGCCCGCGAGCTCTGAGTTGGACAATCTAACTGGCGTTGTGTATTCCCATATACATTACGACCACTTCAATAAAGCAGATATAGCGGCCTTAGGGACTCAGCCAACCTACTATACCCCACTCGGATTTGCCGATTACTTTGCTGATGGCGGATACAAGATTAACGAGATGGCGTGGTATGCAAGTGCTCAGCAAAATGCGCTCACCATGCACTTCGTTCCTGCACACCATTTTAGCAGCCGGGTGATCGTCCCCTATCTGACCGAAGACAATGACGCAACATTGTGGGGTGGCTGGTTATTCGAGTATCAGGGCAAAACATTGTTCTACGCCGGAGATACTGGCTACTCTGCTCACTTCAAAGACATACAAAAAAAATACGGTGATATTGATGTTTGCCTGCTGCCAATCGCGTCGTATCACCATGAGGAGTATGGTAATTGGTATAGAAATGTTCACCTGACACCAGAAGACATGTTGGCAGCCGCCGATGATCTTAACTGTGAGCAGGTAGTGCCATGGGGATATGGCAATATGAGCTGGAAAATGGGAGATTTAACCTCCCACTCTGCGCTGTTTCGTCTGCTTCACGTAAAACAAACACTGGCACCAACGCGCCCTGTCTACATACTCAATGAGGGAGAGAGTGTGACTTTCTAG
- a CDS encoding DUF885 domain-containing protein, with translation MIRKTLVALIVGFALTGCEATSVNVQSQQHSVEQADANTQMMTLAQTYFDESITLSPLSATFFGMSEYNDKFEPPLGPDSLAQSRAFTARYLARLEALDRNNLSGQAKLSYDILHYELVQNKAAEQFDDQFMPIDQMYGPHHVFAAMGSGESAQPFKTVDDYSNFLKRADGFIIWLQSVQAMMTQGIERNVVLPRAITIKVIPQFRTHAVDKAENSVFWGPIQNLPDSFSDEEKRQITQSYKHYIERTLAPAYREMVNFLETTYLPASRASVGYSALPNGQAWYQHYIKENTTLDMTATEIHQLGLSEVKRIRNEMSSVKEKVGFEGDLQAFFEHLRNSEEFYFQSEAELIKAYEDVKKKIDARVPLLFDIKPKADYVVKPVEAFRAASAPGASYESPAPDGSRPGVFYINSHNLKAQPKFIVETLSIHEAAPGHHFQLALQQEIDDLPEFRKFGGSTVFVEGWALYAESLGKELGLFTDPYQWYGRLSDEQLRAMRLVVDTGLHAKGWTRAQAIDFMLDNSSMAKSDVEAEVERYIAWPGQAVSYKVGQFKIRQLREYAEQQLGAKFDIRAFHNQVLIDGAVPMPVLEAKIQRWVESQK, from the coding sequence ATGATAAGAAAAACCCTGGTAGCGCTCATCGTTGGTTTTGCACTGACTGGATGTGAAGCAACATCCGTCAATGTGCAGTCTCAACAACACAGTGTTGAGCAAGCGGATGCGAATACGCAGATGATGACGCTTGCACAGACTTACTTCGATGAAAGCATTACGCTCAGCCCGTTATCAGCCACTTTTTTTGGTATGTCTGAGTACAACGATAAGTTCGAGCCACCGCTTGGACCTGATAGCCTTGCCCAATCACGTGCATTCACTGCTCGATATCTCGCACGCCTGGAAGCGCTCGACCGTAATAATTTAAGCGGCCAGGCAAAATTATCCTACGATATTCTCCATTACGAGCTGGTGCAAAACAAAGCTGCTGAACAGTTTGATGATCAGTTTATGCCCATTGACCAAATGTACGGTCCTCATCATGTATTCGCAGCCATGGGTTCTGGCGAAAGCGCGCAACCTTTTAAAACGGTTGATGACTACAGTAACTTCCTTAAACGCGCTGATGGCTTTATTATCTGGTTGCAGTCTGTTCAGGCTATGATGACCCAGGGTATTGAACGCAATGTTGTATTACCGCGTGCAATCACAATTAAAGTGATCCCTCAATTTAGAACGCATGCTGTTGATAAAGCAGAAAACTCTGTTTTCTGGGGACCAATCCAGAATTTACCTGATTCATTTTCTGATGAAGAAAAACGTCAAATTACGCAGTCTTACAAACATTACATCGAGCGTACTCTGGCACCAGCATATCGCGAGATGGTCAACTTTTTAGAAACAACTTATTTGCCCGCATCCAGAGCGTCGGTGGGTTATAGTGCGTTACCCAATGGGCAGGCCTGGTATCAGCACTATATCAAAGAAAATACCACGCTTGATATGACCGCAACCGAAATCCACCAGCTGGGTCTGAGCGAAGTGAAGCGTATTCGCAACGAGATGAGCAGTGTTAAAGAGAAAGTGGGTTTCGAGGGAGATCTTCAGGCATTTTTTGAGCATCTGCGGAACAGCGAAGAGTTCTATTTTCAGTCTGAGGCCGAGTTAATAAAGGCATATGAAGACGTGAAAAAGAAAATCGATGCACGCGTTCCTTTATTGTTCGATATTAAGCCAAAGGCTGATTATGTCGTTAAGCCTGTTGAAGCTTTCCGAGCAGCGTCCGCCCCAGGGGCATCCTATGAGAGTCCTGCTCCGGATGGCTCAAGGCCGGGTGTGTTTTATATTAATAGTCATAACCTAAAAGCACAGCCCAAGTTTATTGTTGAGACATTATCTATACACGAAGCCGCACCGGGTCACCATTTTCAATTAGCGTTACAGCAGGAAATTGATGATTTGCCAGAGTTTCGTAAATTCGGAGGCTCAACGGTGTTTGTCGAAGGCTGGGCATTGTATGCAGAAAGTCTGGGTAAAGAGCTGGGATTGTTTACCGACCCGTACCAGTGGTATGGACGATTGTCTGACGAACAGTTAAGAGCAATGAGGCTGGTGGTGGATACAGGTTTGCATGCCAAAGGTTGGACACGTGCTCAGGCTATTGATTTTATGCTTGATAATTCTTCGATGGCGAAAAGTGATGTCGAAGCAGAGGTAGAGCGTTACATCGCCTGGCCCGGGCAGGCCGTGTCTTATAAAGTAGGTCAGTTTAAGATCAGACAGCTCAGAGAGTATGCCGAGCAGCAGTTAGGTGCGAAGTTTGATATTCGCGCCTTTCATAATCAAGTCCTGATTGATGGTGCTGTTCCTATGCCTGTACTAGAAGCTAAAATTCAGCGCTGGGTCGAATCCCAGAAGTAA
- a CDS encoding sugar MFS transporter: MSEINTNQSYVASGDAKNNNYLLPLTAMTTLFFLWGFITVLNDVLIPRLKAVFDLSYTEAMLVQFCFFSAYFIVSLPAGAFLKRYGYKNGVLTGLVVAAAGCLLFYPAVVVHEYWLFLTALFVLASGITVLQVSANPYVAALGPEKTASSRLNLAQALNSLGTTVGPAVGGMLLFGAGASMATDASADSVKVPYLILAGALLLIAAVFAFLKLPTIEAHTEEGDCKARGHKLTEAPHLVMGVAAIFCYVGAEVAIGSFLVNYFAEPSIAGMEEHTAAKYISYYWGGAMVGRFIGSAALQKISPSKALMFNAIAIIALLLLTMSTDGKLAMFAVLAVGLFNSIMFPTIFSIAIEGLGSLTSKGSGWLCLAIVGGALIPLAQGLVADSAGIQISFVVPMVCYVFIAWYGLNVVSLYKQWQQKVDS; this comes from the coding sequence GTGAGCGAAATCAACACTAACCAAAGTTATGTTGCCAGTGGAGATGCAAAGAACAACAACTATTTGTTACCACTGACGGCAATGACCACCTTGTTTTTTCTATGGGGATTCATAACGGTACTTAACGATGTACTGATCCCGCGTCTTAAAGCGGTGTTTGACCTGAGTTACACCGAAGCCATGCTGGTTCAGTTTTGCTTCTTTAGTGCCTATTTTATCGTCTCTTTACCTGCTGGTGCTTTCCTAAAACGGTATGGCTACAAAAATGGTGTATTAACCGGCCTTGTTGTTGCAGCGGCTGGCTGTCTCTTATTTTATCCAGCGGTTGTCGTACATGAATACTGGTTATTCCTGACAGCATTGTTTGTTTTGGCATCAGGTATTACGGTTTTACAGGTGTCTGCTAATCCGTATGTTGCAGCACTAGGTCCGGAAAAAACAGCGTCCAGTCGATTGAACTTAGCACAGGCGCTGAATTCGCTGGGAACTACGGTCGGTCCGGCTGTCGGTGGTATGCTGTTGTTTGGCGCAGGCGCTAGCATGGCGACAGATGCAAGTGCTGACTCTGTTAAAGTCCCTTATTTGATACTTGCAGGCGCCTTGTTGTTGATAGCCGCTGTATTTGCATTTCTTAAATTGCCAACAATCGAAGCACACACAGAAGAGGGTGATTGTAAGGCACGCGGTCACAAGCTGACAGAAGCCCCACATCTGGTTATGGGCGTGGCTGCAATATTTTGTTATGTTGGTGCAGAAGTTGCGATTGGCAGTTTCCTGGTTAATTATTTTGCCGAGCCTTCGATAGCTGGCATGGAAGAGCATACCGCAGCAAAATATATATCTTACTATTGGGGTGGCGCTATGGTTGGCCGCTTTATTGGCTCTGCCGCGTTGCAAAAAATTTCTCCTTCTAAAGCATTGATGTTTAACGCCATTGCAATAATTGCGCTGTTGCTGCTCACTATGTCAACCGATGGTAAACTGGCTATGTTTGCAGTACTTGCGGTGGGTTTGTTCAACTCAATCATGTTCCCGACGATTTTCTCTATTGCCATCGAAGGACTCGGGTCACTAACCAGCAAAGGTTCAGGTTGGTTGTGTCTGGCGATTGTAGGCGGCGCGCTGATTCCTCTGGCTCAGGGCTTGGTTGCAGACAGCGCTGGCATACAGATCAGCTTTGTTGTCCCTATGGTATGTTACGTATTTATTGCATGGTATGGCCTGAACGTGGTGTCTCTGTACAAACAGTGGCAGCAGAAAGTCGATAGCTAA
- a CDS encoding YcgN family cysteine cluster protein: MSTTPFWIEKSLEEMNQQEWEAICDGCGKCCLHSFIDSDEEEEEQFSSTDVLREGEELLYTDVVCQYSDANTCACTRYTERQVLVPSCVQLTKDNLKDIFFMPQSCSYRRLHEGRGLASWHPLLHNGSKQAMHDAGISILGKAISENDVDLENDFEDHIVTWPERDTD; the protein is encoded by the coding sequence ATGAGTACAACTCCTTTTTGGATAGAAAAATCACTTGAAGAAATGAACCAGCAGGAGTGGGAAGCCATTTGTGATGGTTGCGGTAAGTGCTGTTTGCATTCCTTTATAGATTCTGACGAAGAAGAGGAAGAACAATTTAGTAGCACTGACGTACTTAGAGAAGGGGAAGAGCTACTTTACACTGACGTGGTGTGTCAATACAGTGATGCAAATACGTGTGCTTGTACGCGATACACAGAGCGTCAGGTATTGGTGCCTTCTTGCGTGCAGTTAACCAAAGATAACCTCAAAGACATCTTTTTTATGCCGCAATCCTGCAGTTACCGCAGGTTGCACGAAGGGCGTGGTCTGGCAAGCTGGCACCCGTTGCTTCATAATGGCTCAAAACAGGCAATGCATGACGCCGGCATTAGTATCCTGGGCAAAGCCATTAGTGAGAATGACGTAGATCTTGAAAATGACTTTGAAGATCACATCGTTACCTGGCCTGAGCGGGATACAGATTAA
- a CDS encoding sensor histidine kinase, translating into MRFILLLLIVSFLFAGHATSAEQQQRLVIDDTTTQLTLNSATFFYDYDRQIKVPGDIPELLPQFAPLNDIDKRPQHKLYSKWVSLKLDNQSRSADWVLSFGFARLPKLVVYQVEAGELKQVLAQDEDARFDERPVQDPQMYLPLDLRPGHNEFLIEYQTFANAPANLRLHSNANYLSTSQLSILTNASLAGVVAAILLIVIVNLAFNRNTTNVYYAMWTLLFLLIVIDMAGFSFQYFWPNHGFFSGQFSIALMAIVPIFHLLFVRGFLQLKHYHPTLNTVYVCATWLYIILVPTALYLESVYYNLLASTFVIPLFVYTCIWSFRQKGPGMRTFTYSLINHLLFLNVLTIVGASYGNLIDVFEITSFIKVGYLIEVLLFTVALALQHKSLQGQLVRHLEQQVNALNRTVDSERQVVNEQVNQLKAKEEQLFTDLSHELRTPLTVMKIQVESLQYNIVENVEDSYAKLMAKIDELHKFIDQLMLVTGDKDVASILNKENVKVAHFINETFQTCMTYVDPKKARLEVINRLDPHFTMQFDKRSIGNAILEVVKNALKYGGEGVDIKMSALVTEQNLVLRIEDSGMPLSYDAHRQLFQPLFREEASRSSLSGGKGMGLAVCKKIVECHGGKIDSHNSLLGGLCIEIILPTAETDMALA; encoded by the coding sequence ATGCGTTTTATCTTATTGCTTTTAATAGTGAGCTTTTTGTTTGCAGGTCATGCCACGAGCGCAGAACAGCAGCAGAGATTGGTCATTGACGACACGACCACTCAGCTTACTTTGAATAGCGCTACCTTCTTTTATGATTATGACAGGCAAATCAAAGTACCAGGCGATATCCCCGAGCTACTCCCGCAATTTGCTCCCCTGAACGATATTGACAAGCGACCGCAACATAAACTTTATTCTAAATGGGTGTCGCTGAAACTCGACAATCAATCAAGATCAGCGGATTGGGTACTCTCATTTGGCTTTGCCAGGTTACCAAAATTGGTGGTTTATCAGGTGGAGGCGGGGGAGCTTAAGCAGGTGCTAGCGCAGGATGAAGACGCGAGGTTTGATGAACGACCTGTCCAGGACCCACAAATGTACTTGCCATTAGACTTAAGACCGGGTCACAACGAGTTCCTGATTGAGTACCAAACGTTTGCAAATGCACCAGCTAATTTGCGTTTACACTCCAATGCTAACTATTTATCCACTTCACAACTCAGCATACTTACCAATGCCAGTCTGGCCGGTGTTGTGGCTGCCATTTTGCTCATCGTCATTGTTAACCTCGCCTTCAACCGCAATACCACCAATGTTTATTATGCTATGTGGACTTTGTTATTTTTGCTTATTGTGATTGATATGGCGGGCTTCTCATTTCAGTATTTTTGGCCCAATCATGGTTTTTTCAGTGGTCAGTTCTCGATAGCGCTGATGGCAATAGTCCCTATATTCCACTTGTTATTTGTACGTGGCTTTTTACAGCTAAAACACTATCACCCGACGCTTAATACTGTCTATGTCTGTGCGACCTGGCTTTACATCATATTAGTACCCACCGCATTGTACCTTGAAAGTGTATATTACAACTTACTTGCCAGTACATTTGTTATCCCTTTGTTTGTGTATACCTGTATTTGGAGTTTCAGACAAAAAGGGCCCGGAATGCGCACCTTCACATATAGTCTGATTAATCACCTGCTATTTCTAAATGTGTTGACCATAGTCGGGGCGAGTTATGGCAACCTGATTGATGTGTTCGAGATCACGTCCTTCATTAAAGTGGGCTATCTCATAGAAGTGCTTTTATTTACCGTAGCGCTGGCACTGCAACATAAATCACTTCAGGGACAGTTAGTCAGACATCTGGAGCAACAAGTTAATGCGCTTAACCGAACCGTTGATAGTGAAAGGCAGGTGGTGAATGAGCAGGTGAATCAGCTCAAAGCCAAAGAAGAACAACTTTTCACCGACCTGTCACATGAGTTACGTACACCGTTAACTGTGATGAAAATCCAGGTTGAGTCATTGCAATACAATATTGTTGAAAATGTCGAAGACTCTTATGCCAAATTAATGGCAAAGATCGATGAGCTTCACAAGTTTATCGATCAGTTGATGCTCGTGACGGGCGATAAAGACGTTGCAAGTATTCTCAACAAAGAAAATGTAAAAGTGGCGCACTTCATCAACGAAACCTTCCAAACCTGTATGACCTATGTGGACCCTAAAAAAGCGCGACTTGAAGTAATTAATCGACTCGACCCACACTTTACGATGCAGTTTGATAAACGATCTATTGGCAACGCCATTTTGGAAGTCGTGAAAAATGCGCTGAAGTATGGTGGTGAAGGCGTTGACATTAAAATGAGCGCACTGGTAACCGAGCAAAATCTGGTACTGAGAATCGAAGATTCAGGTATGCCATTGTCCTATGATGCGCACAGGCAGTTGTTTCAGCCTTTGTTCCGGGAAGAGGCGTCGCGCAGCTCGCTGAGTGGGGGCAAAGGCATGGGTCTGGCGGTGTGCAAAAAAATTGTCGAGTGTCATGGGGGTAAAATTGATTCGCACAATAGCCTGCTGGGCGGATTGTGTATTGAAATTATCCTGCCTACCGCAGAGACAGACATGGCTTTGGCATAG
- a CDS encoding Na/Pi symporter: MSEQNQTSLFAKILNWTAIALLVYLVLVAVGTVSGGFKLASGGTEGAKEIFAFATNPFVALMLGAFATALVQSSSTVTSVIVGLVAGGLPLGIAIPMIMGANIGTTITNTLVSIGHIRDKEEFQRAFAASTVHDFFNLFAVAIFLPLEIMFGLLEKFSAALSHLFVGDADLSLKSYNFIKPLVKPAVGLVKDAVSFLDGKAVGIAMVVVGIAMILFAVTTLGKLLKKALVGRAKELLHSAIGRGPIAGISSGAAVTVMVQSSSTTTSLMIPLAGSGVFNTRQIYPFTLGANIGTTITALLAATSITGPNAEVALTIALVHVMFNVFAVGLIYGLPLLREIPLQLAEKLARIGTRNKSAAFGYVLGSFFVLPGLLMLAIK, encoded by the coding sequence ATGAGTGAACAAAATCAAACCTCTCTTTTTGCAAAGATCTTAAATTGGACCGCGATTGCATTACTGGTCTATCTTGTTTTAGTTGCTGTAGGCACCGTAAGTGGTGGTTTTAAATTAGCTTCAGGCGGCACAGAAGGTGCTAAAGAAATCTTCGCATTCGCAACGAACCCGTTCGTCGCGTTAATGCTGGGTGCATTTGCCACCGCGCTCGTTCAGTCTTCATCTACCGTAACTTCAGTTATTGTTGGTCTGGTTGCAGGTGGTCTGCCGTTAGGCATCGCCATTCCTATGATCATGGGTGCTAACATTGGTACGACTATCACTAATACACTGGTTTCAATTGGCCATATCCGTGATAAAGAAGAATTCCAACGTGCATTTGCCGCATCGACAGTGCATGACTTCTTCAACTTGTTTGCAGTAGCAATTTTCCTGCCGCTGGAAATCATGTTTGGTCTGCTGGAAAAATTCTCTGCAGCACTGTCGCATCTGTTCGTCGGTGATGCAGACTTATCTCTGAAGAGCTATAACTTCATCAAACCACTTGTAAAGCCTGCTGTTGGCCTGGTTAAAGACGCAGTAAGCTTCCTTGACGGTAAAGCTGTAGGTATTGCGATGGTTGTGGTTGGTATTGCCATGATCTTATTCGCAGTAACCACCTTGGGTAAACTGCTTAAGAAAGCACTTGTAGGCCGCGCAAAAGAGCTTCTGCACAGTGCAATTGGTCGTGGCCCAATCGCTGGTATCAGCTCAGGTGCAGCCGTAACCGTGATGGTTCAGTCTTCATCAACGACAACTAGCCTGATGATCCCTCTGGCAGGCAGCGGTGTATTCAACACGCGTCAAATCTATCCATTCACATTGGGTGCGAACATTGGTACAACTATCACAGCATTACTTGCTGCAACGTCTATCACCGGTCCTAATGCAGAAGTTGCACTGACAATTGCATTGGTACACGTTATGTTTAACGTATTCGCTGTTGGCCTGATATACGGCTTGCCACTGCTTCGTGAAATCCCGCTGCAACTGGCCGAGAAACTGGCACGCATTGGAACACGTAATAAATCTGCGGCATTTGGTTATGTACTAGGTTCCTTCTTTGTATTGCCTGGCCTGTTGATGCTTGCAATCAAATAA